The genomic region CCATGCAAACAACGTACCGGCTTCCGCTCCCAGGTAAAAAACTCATCGTATGCCTCGTTGACAAGCGCAAAGTTCTTCATTGTAGTAATGTAGATGGTGATCTTATAGACGTTTTCAAGTTTGCTTTCAGCAGCCTTCAGGATTTCTGACAGGTTTGAGAGAGCTTGCCTCTGGGTTGCGAGTTAGACGGTGCCAAATCGGAGTTTATACAGAATGAAAGATATTGTCGTGATAACTTACTGCTCTGTCTTTGGCTGTTCCTTGAGCCAGCTCCCACTCAGTACCTGGGACCGATCCGATATCACCAGAGCAATACACGGTATCGCCGTACTTGACGGCCTGGGAGTACTGCGGGAGGGCACAAGTGTTTGCTTTAACCACTTCAAATCCGGCCATGTTTACGATGGAAGAAGTTTTTGGGTGTGCAATTCCGTGCAAAGAATACAGTTTTCTTGGTGTGTTCGTCCATTTTACAAGTCTCTTTGGCCAGCTCAGCCCTTTATATCTTCATGTATGTGCTGCAGCAATGCTACTCGCATTCTTCATCCCCTTGTGCACGTAACAAGTGATGCTAGTGATCTGACGTAACAGTAGCTACGTGTCacactgagcgtgcttaaagggttaaagagaatatgatgagcagcagtaGAGGGTTGATTGATTGTCTAAAGTGCGGGGTACTCTAGCCCACAGCATTTACTTGAAGCACGCAGCTGGATTACTAAGTACCGTTGTTTCCTGAGGCTCGTTGTCATGCCTGGTCTGCGACACGACGCCTTCGGTATGCTAGCTTCTTTAGGCAACAGCCACCTCATAACACCGCCCACTCTGCAACACCGCCTGctgtaccaattaccacTGGTAATGACATCCATTACCAGTTTTGATGGCCCGTGCACCTCTTATTTTACATCCCCTGCTCCTGGTTtaaaagctaatataaaatcAAAACTAAGcttaaattagctaaaacttaaaagttatttatctaattatataaaaaggctatagtattaataaaataattcTAGCTAATTTACTTATAGTTAGTATATAGAAAAGCTTATTCACactatataaataagctttactatataaaataaaatagctaaaaatctagaaaaagtatttttatataacttataattatttacttataaaatttttttttttttgatttttagctattttattcAAAACAGTTGGatgctatagggtaggctatttttagctataCAGTGTGCTGTGCTTATTAACTAcgttatttatatttattaagtaatatatttaagaaATTTTcattaatagtaataaaaaagaactttacctctattaattataagaaatctactttatataatataaagtatataagagAGCTCTATTAAAGtgtttattattattaactactaaaGTTATTTATCTAACTGAGAATCTACTATAATGACTTTTATTTTTTTCGCTTACTATTAGACTATTAGTAACTATTCATTGGGATAAGATACATTTAAGTTTCAAGACATCATATAAGGATTATTAGCTCCCCTTGTTCCCCAGGGGAGTGAAGATTCTCCAGCCTGTCCCACTGATCTGCATCCAGAAATTGAGGACCAAATCCTCTGTTGAACTGTCTACAACCAATTCTTTGGAACTTCCACTTGCCAGGCACATTCTCTGTTATTTGGACAAAAAGTCCAGCAAAAGTCCTAGGCTGCGGTTGAGTCAGGAGTTTCAACTCTGCTAACGGCAGGAAATAAAGTGAGATACTGAGGTTCGCTCTCCCTCGATAGTCAAGCCAGCCCTCTAAAGAGTTCCGGCGCTCATTTGGGTTAGATATTTCGAAGAGAAACCCCCTTAAAACTAATTCTCCGCCAATGAGTTGACCAAACACATCCTCGCTCTTAGGCACAACATCAGTAGAGACGAATTCAGCCAGGATATGCAATATAGAGCGGTACTCATACGTGTGTATGTGCCCATCCTGTGATGCCCACGACCAGGATGGTGCTAATATAACGTTAGCAGAAGTGGTACAATAACAGCACTTGTAATGTGGCGCACCTCGATACGGTGAAGGTGTTAGCGTAACCGATGATGTGTTGACTGACATCCGGGTCCAGAGTAGGCTCAGGATGAGGTGTTTTCCTCCCCAGATCCCACCATAGTAAGGTTCGTTGACAAGAGTTGAAAAGACTCTAGCCATACCACTTATGGCAACCAGTTTATCGCTTTTGTAAGTCAGAGAGCATTTCGAATAGCGGTCAACCAACTTCCACCACCGCTCTATGATACCGATCTTGTTCTCACGATTAAACATCCACCCTCTCTGTGTTTCGGGGAAGTGGGGGAAGTTATCCGAGCTTCGAATGCTGTTGTTCGGGGGAAACCCTTCGGTAACAAGAGCAGTCTTACATTCCCAGATGGGAAACTGGGAAAAGTGTATGATCCGGGAACTGAGCCACCGTTCTTGCATTACCCAAGCCCGCCGGTACAAGTTAGAGACCTCCCACGTCAGGCGGGGCCAGTCCGGCAGAACTGTGAATACTACTGAGGAATCTGTATAGGTCTGCCGGTGGACGATTGAACCACCAGCTTGAGGCTGTCTGAGTGAGAAGAGGCTGTCGTGGGAGTCTGAAATGTCACAGGCGGCAAGATTACAGACACCGCCTCGGTAGATTTTGTCCATGCAAGCCGCTTGTTCAGCCCAATCCTTGGATGAGTCTTGGATAATACTACCGAGAATGAGTTAAGTACTTTGGGACGATCTTCATTTGAGGAGAGTGCCAGATTACCATAATGCATCAATCCAGAGGTATCGAGCACCTAGGCTCCGGGTCGTCTTTATAGCGTCCCGGAAACATCGAGGTAACTCGTCGAATCTTAAGCCTTTCTTCATATCCGCATAGTTGGCTTGAGTGAGCATCGCCGGCCTACAACTTCCCCACACGTGACTAAGGGTAAAATACCGTACTTCGTGCTCTCCAACCGATTTCTGGAAATCATTGCTTTCGACAAGCACGATGGAGTCAGGGTAAGGAGGATTTAGGCGAACGTCAAGTAATCTTTTTGGTACCCAGGCATCGAGTTGGCTATGGGCGCACGATGCATGATTCGAAAGACAATTTGATAGTGTCTGAGAAAGAAACTCGGTGCAAGTTTGGTCCTCGGTCGACAATCCGGATGGCATTCTAGTAGGTCTGAGGATATTGTCTATGGCGGGACGTGAGTCGAGGATGACGTCTGGGCGGAAACCCATAAGACAGAGCGTTACAGCGGGCTTACCTGTGCTGTCACTGTCCACACTAACATGAAAGTGCAAGAGAATAGTCGGGGCATCATCTTTCTGAATAAGAAATCGGAGCCAGAATGGACGGCAGCTGCCCTGTTCTAGAAGCCAGTCGCTTGTGATTTGCTGTGTACTCTCCATTTCAACTCCTTTTGTGCCATACTGTATCATGGCTACAAGGGTCATGCACAGCTGACACTCTGCCTGGGAGGCTGACAACTGCAAGTGCTTCCAACTGCGTTGGTGCTGAGATTGCTGCCAAACTGGTACAGAATCACAGACGGGAAAGAGATCGCCAAAACTGCGCTCCGTGGCCCATGGTCGCGGAAAAGTATGTTGAGTCTGGACGTCTAGCTGTTGCTCGTATCTTGCCAGATCACGGCGCATGATAGTGAGATAAGATTTATCGAAGCCGTGTTTGGTGGCGTAGTCGATTGCATTTTCCTTCGTCTTCTTGCAGCTTTCAACAATGTCGGGGCGAGCGAAAGCAAAATGCTCCGCACACGCACTACATAGCATTATCAATGTAATATTCTGAGGCAGCCCCCAGTGTTGGATAGACAATGATCAGGACACAGTGTCGCACTTAGCGTGCTTAAAGGTATAAAGTGAAtgtgatgagcagcagcaaatgtgttgattgacTGTCTTAAATTGTCTCTTGTGCGGGGTATTCCATTCTGCAGAGTTAAAGTATACcgctagattactaatgcAGTTGTTTCCTGAGGCCTTGAAGATCATGTCTACCCTACGACACATTGCATCAAACTCTACGAGAATCATACAGGGTTAGAAGTTGAGCACCAATCAAACGGTTAAGCGCCCCCTCCGTCACCGAAAGTGGAGCCGCCGCAGTTTCACTACACACCCTCTTTCAAGTTAAAGAGGAAAACAGGGGTAATAGTCCACTCAGAACCCATAAGAATCCAGTTTCACTTGAATCTGGAACTCGAATAATTATGTAGGGTAACCCTCCTGAAAGATGCGATGCAGTGAATATCAGCTTACTGAGGTCTATACTAGCATTGAGATATGCTATATAGGTGTCGACCTACCAGTCTGTGCCTTTAATAAAAGGTTTGCTGTGAAAACTTAACGATCTCAGGGTATCTACTAATTGCTCCTAGGTGTCTGCTAGCTTGTTCCTTAGGTCTTGTATGGAAGACCATCTAGCTTTTCAGCATGAAAAAGGGACGTATCACTGTTGAAGCTGATACGGATGCTGGTATCCGATGATAGACGATAATGTGCGACTACTCATGGAATAAGCAATCTGCAATCTTGGAGCTGGTAGCTGCACTCTATAGAAGCAATACAACCAAATCTTGGCAATGGTGCCGGTTGACCTAGGAATTCCGCGTTTACTTGTATGAATATCTGAAGGGTACCCACACTGTCGCAATGCTATCTTAGGTCTATCGATTGTGCTCAACTAGAGTTCAGACTAGAGTTCTTGCGTCTCGATACCCGGGCCATGCATCTCACGATTTGTCTTAAAAGGATCTCTAGAACCAGATAACTGAGATACCCAGACCATGGGCCAAAAGCTCTTCCAATTGTGTAGTAGAAGCTTCCCCGCAATCTGCTGTCTCGAATTTCCGAGTCAGGAGAAGAGCACACTTGGTGAAATCAGCGATGATGGCAACATATAGAAATCTTGGATCTGGTCCCTTCTAAAGCCTTCTACGCTGCTATCGACAACTTTGTTGCTTAGGTACCAACATAAGTCGCATCTTGAGGCGTCTTGGTTGATATCGTCGGAGCAAATGAACAGGACGTTATTTATCGAGCTCTTGAGAGATACGCGACTTGATCTCAGTAATATCTCAACAGCTGAGAGGGAGGAGGTGGCTTGGTCTATCAACAAGATAGTGTCATCACTTGATGTTTGCGTGCAGGTGAAGAAACCAAGATTAGGGTCACTCAAGCTGTGAATCCTTCATGGGAAAGACATGTCTGACTCTGGCGATGTCCACCGCAAAGTGCCATCGTTTGGAGGATAAGAAGATAACTACTGGGTttcagaagcttcttcttgtggCCCAGTGCAAGTTCCATTTGCTGACCAAGATAGCCGAGGCGCTACACCGAGGTCAGATTTAGAGGCATGGAATTTCAGAAAAAAGGGCTCTCGAGACTGACGGGAATAGCCCATTCGGCAAACAGGATGTGTGCCTCGTCGAGCAAGTCTTTGAGATAAATCATTGTTAGTTTATTTGGGCAACGAGAAGTGGTTAATTCATTCCATCTTTTTCATCAACCGGACACGGCTAGCTCCCAGGCCATCTCAAATAACATTAAATTCGGGGGTCTCACAATCAAGCGTTTGCATGTATGCTGAGGTGACTTCAAGCTGACTGTTGGACAGAAAGACTCCCATGACCACGGTCGGTAACCTGATCTCCGCTGCTAGGAAAGAACATCAAGCCATCATAAACCATGGCACACGAGAGCAGGATTCCAGTCCATTGGCCTGTCCTCTTTTCGGTGACGTCTTCATCTGCAAAAGATTCAGCGCACATATTGATATCGCATACATGTAACTATGCGTGACAATTCTGCTGCGTCCCCGGCCATACGTGATCTCCCCAACGCTTCGACCTTCCGTCCTCCTGAAAGTCGGATGCTGACCGGCCGAAACATCCCATGATTTCTAGCAACCATCAACGTCGAATCTTGAGTCTTACTGCCTAGATGCATCCGCCCAGCATTCGGAATGTTTTGCTGCTCCAGAGACCCCACTTGGCTTTTCCTCGCTGGCTCGCGACTCTGCGTAGACCAGGTCGTACGAGCAGGGAATTGACGAGAGGATTGAACTTCTGCCGACGCTTTCTGGATATGCCATGTTTCTCTTTGAGGCCGCGGTCGTCGCGATCATCGTCTGTCTCCAAGGCGAAGCCAGAGGGTATGCAAATGATAATGCGATGTCGTTATGGAACTCTAGTCTCCTGAGCGTCtgaacttgacttgacgtCATCTTTTGCTGGTGAAGGCGGGTTTTTGAAGATGCTTGAGTAGGCATCATGAGAAGGTAAGATATTCTGAGAAAAGACTGCTACAAACTCAATTGCCAAATCATTAGTTACAAGTAAAGGACGTGGTATTCGAGAAGTTGGCTAATCATTCTAGTTACCTGTGATTGGTTCTTGCCTTCGGGCAATGAACTCAGCACGGATGGTACGGATCGCCGCGTTATGAAACGAGCCCCCTTTCGAGATTTGGTAAACACGACCTGAAGGGGAAGGGGCCTGTTACAAGTTATGGAATCCATGGTGATGTTAAAACCTTTGGTTGGCCTGAAACCCGTAACGGGCCCCGTTACCGACCAGTATACTAGAGTAGAGAAATCAAGGATACAGTGCCAAGGCCAAAATTGGGCTGATAAAATGCAAGGCTGACAGATTCGCTGTCCCGTGACTCAAGACTCATAGCCGTGCGGGGTCTAGATGCGACATTAGCTTAGGGATTTAGGCAGCAATGTATCCTTTCTTGTCTCGCTGATCCAACAAGAAGGTGTTCCACTCTGATCGGAAGTAGCGCAACCTGGAAGGAAAATGCGTCTACTATTAGCCAAAAGTCTCCTTTTTGAGGAGTTCCCCAGTGACAAAATCCCGAAGTATGCAATACTTTCGTATCGATGGGAAGTTGAGGAACCATCTTACTCGGATATGAAAACCAGGATGGCATACAGAGATGCCGATGTTTTGGGTACAGGATAACTATGGACTGAGCGATATTACCGTAAGATCTATGAATTCGGTCTTATGGCTTCGCAAGCTGGATATGAATACATTTGGGTCGATACTTGCTGCATCGATAAGTCTAGTGGCgctgagcttcaagagtCTATTAACTCGATGTACTAATGGTATATAGAATTAGATGTTTGTTATGCATATCTTTCAGATGTGTCTATATCTACTAATTCTGTAACTCATAAGATAGGGTCGGCAGTATTAAAACGGTAGATGGAATCGTTCTAGAACTCTTAATGGTTTACTCGGGGCTGAATGTTATAGGAGCTTCTAGCTCCTAGGGAGTTAATATTCTTTAATAAGAATTGATATATATGTAGGAATTGTGTTAAACTACAAGGTGCCATCTAAGCGGCCACTGGCATAGATGGAACTAGTCTTATTaaagccttatataaggACGGGGTATACTTAAGGTTGATTTAACTAGGAAGACTTTTTTCCTGGGCTATAAGTCAATAAACTACTTAATGCAAGGATTAAGTGTATTTGCTCTTAGgaatatttaatattaatatgCTGTTATTATATGGCAAGAAAGATTAGACATTCTATTATCTATAAGAGGAAGTTATTAAGGttaataaagatatattcTTACTTGCCTAGAATTACATAGAAGCCGATAATAGATTTGCGCTAAATAGGCTGGCTAAATCTCCCTTGTAATTCTAGAACTATTAGaatctaataatataagagaGTATTTAAgttccttatattatatttagtcttataataatagcatGAGGGTTATAAGCTATACTGAAAATCAGAAGGGATCTATATAAGAAGGGGCTTGGATATACTGTCTTAGTATATGAAATAAACCGGAGATCTCTGGTTTTTCCTCTTTTATTCTATTCGATGATATTTATAAGAACTCTAATACAGAATAAGTGCATTAGATTCTCGGATCCTATTTACGTtctattataatttattaataaagccAAACCAGAACCTAActactttatttattatatagaaGCTACCTACCTCTATGAACCTGGTAATAGCCTTAGTCTCAGCTTAGTAGTCTagaataattatattactacCTTTACCTATCCTGTTTAAACGCAAGCTAGGCGTTAATATTTTCCTGCGCTGTTAGGAAGATTTCCCAAGACTCCAGAATAAAATGGCAATGACTATACCTTTATTGTGGAACTAGCCGCTCGAACTGATCCGAAGCGGAGATATGTTATTATTGTTGAATACTGGGCAAGTGGCATAACCATTATAAATAAGATGACTACCACAGTTAAGAAACTTCGGTGGCCCATCAATCTAGCATATGCTATAGAGCTTGTGCAGTGCAGACAATTTGGGCTGAACTCCAAGTTATACAAGCTCCTGGACGCGTATGGCA from Fusarium oxysporum Fo47 chromosome III, complete sequence harbors:
- a CDS encoding YjgF/Yer057p/UK114 family, which gives rise to MAGFEVVKANTCALPQYSQAVKYGDTVYCSGDIGSVPGTEWELAQGTAKDRARQALSNLSEILKAAESKLENVYKITIYITTMKNFALVNEAYDEFFTWERKPARCCIAVFELPLGTDVEIECSAYIDGAGDRGKL
- a CDS encoding heterokaryon incompatibility protein-domain-containing protein; translated protein: MLCSACAEHFAFARPDIVESCKKTKENAIDYATKHGFDKSYLTIMRRDLARYEQQLDVQTQHTFPRPWATERSFGDLFPVCDSVPVWQQSQHQRSWKHLQLSASQAECQLCMTLVAMIQYGTKGVEMESTQQITSDWLLEQGSCRPFWLRFLIQKDDAPTILLHFHVSVDSDSTDNILRPTRMPSGLSTEDQTCTEFLSQTLSNCLSNHASCAHSQLDAWVPKRLLDVRLNPPYPDSIVLVESNDFQKSVGEHEVRYFTLSHVWGSCRPAMLTQANYADMKKGLRFDELPRCFRDAIKTTRSLGARYLWIDALCIIQDSSKDWAEQAACMDKIYRGGVCNLAACDISDSHDSLFSLRQPQAGGSIVHRQTYTDSSVVFTVLPDWPRLTWEVSNLYRRAWVMQERWLSSRIIHFSQFPIWECKTALVTEGFPPNNSIRSSDNFPHFPETQRGWMFNRENKIGIIERWWKLVDRYSKCSLTYKSDKLVAISGMARVFSTLVNEPYYGGIWGGKHLILSLLWTRMSVNTSSVTLTPSPYRAPSWSWASQDGHIHTYEYRSILHILAEFVSTDVVPKSEDVFGQLIGGELVLRGFLFEISNPNERRNSLEGWLDYRGRANLSISLYFLPLAELKLLTQPQPRTFAGLFVQITENVPGKWKFQRIGCRQFNRGFGPQFLDADQWDRLENLHSPGEQGELIILI
- a CDS encoding uncharacterized protein (expressed protein), giving the protein MMPTQASSKTRLHQQKMTSSQVQTLRRLEFHNDIALSFAYPLASPWRQTMIATTAASKRNMAYPESVGRSSILSSIPCSYDLVYAESRASEEKPSGVSGAAKHSECWADASRQNHGMFRPVSIRLSGGRKVEALGRSRMAGDAAELSRIVTYEDVTEKRTGQWTGILLSCAMVYDGLMFFPSSGDQVTDRGHGSLSVQQSA